A window of the Streptomyces albireticuli genome harbors these coding sequences:
- a CDS encoding cupin domain-containing protein, whose protein sequence is MLIRDMSDSRLTDAYGIRYQQVYPHGGEDLADWGLGRAVIPPGGETEPHDHHEEHEAFVILSGSGVMVIDDETRPVSAPSAVLIPNGSRHQLRNASDTEPLVFLSLYWPPAMGPLDL, encoded by the coding sequence ATGCTCATCAGGGACATGAGTGACAGCCGGCTCACCGACGCCTACGGCATCCGCTACCAGCAGGTCTACCCCCACGGCGGCGAGGACCTCGCCGACTGGGGCCTGGGCCGGGCCGTCATCCCGCCCGGCGGCGAGACCGAGCCGCACGACCACCACGAGGAGCACGAGGCGTTCGTCATCCTCTCGGGCAGCGGGGTCATGGTCATCGACGACGAGACGCGGCCCGTCTCCGCGCCCTCGGCCGTGCTCATCCCCAACGGCTCCCGCCACCAGCTGAGGAACGCCAGCGACACCGAGCCGCTCGTCTTCCTCTCGCTCTACTGGCCGCCCGCCATGGGCCCGCTCGACCTCTGA
- a CDS encoding polyamine ABC transporter substrate-binding protein — MSRRSLLRVLGAGAGAAALAGCGVPAAYVEPGDRAAADRSGRDKRLVFANWPLYIDTDEDDAQLRPTLDEFEKASGISVKYTEEINDNDEFFGKISPALMNHKDTGRDLVVVSDWMCARYVHLGWVQEMDRSRQPNVARNLDPLLREPPFDPGRRHTVPWQSGITGIAYNRKKLGREIRHTSELWKDDLRGRVTLLAGLDEAFCLLMQGNGADVTRWTADDFHTMTDQLRRLVSKRHIRRFTGNDYIKDLSSGDVLACQAYSGDIIQLQADNPDIEFVVPEEGAELWAESLMIPNLARHKSNAERLIDHYYQPEVAARLATAVNYVCPVPAARDVLASSPDKEVAELAGNPLIFPSDDMRKRLGTARDMTSKERPAFAKEWNEIVGL, encoded by the coding sequence CTGTCCCGCCGGTCCCTGCTGCGCGTGCTCGGCGCCGGCGCGGGCGCCGCCGCACTCGCCGGCTGCGGGGTCCCCGCGGCCTACGTCGAGCCCGGCGACCGGGCCGCGGCGGACCGCTCCGGCCGGGACAAGCGGCTCGTCTTCGCCAACTGGCCGCTCTACATCGACACCGACGAGGACGACGCCCAGCTCCGCCCGACGCTGGACGAGTTCGAGAAGGCCAGCGGGATCTCGGTGAAGTACACCGAGGAGATCAACGACAACGACGAGTTCTTCGGGAAGATCAGCCCGGCGCTGATGAACCACAAGGACACCGGCCGGGATCTCGTCGTCGTCAGCGACTGGATGTGCGCCCGCTATGTGCACCTGGGCTGGGTGCAGGAGATGGACCGCTCCCGTCAGCCGAACGTCGCCCGCAACCTCGACCCGCTGTTGCGCGAGCCGCCCTTCGACCCCGGCCGCCGGCACACCGTCCCCTGGCAGTCCGGCATCACCGGCATCGCCTACAACCGCAAGAAGCTCGGCCGCGAGATCCGGCACACCTCCGAGCTGTGGAAGGACGACCTGCGTGGCCGGGTCACCCTGCTGGCCGGGCTGGACGAGGCGTTCTGCCTGCTCATGCAGGGCAACGGCGCAGACGTCACCCGCTGGACCGCCGACGACTTCCACACCATGACCGACCAGCTGCGCCGGCTGGTGAGCAAGCGCCACATCCGCCGCTTCACCGGCAACGACTACATCAAGGACCTCTCCTCCGGCGACGTCCTGGCCTGCCAGGCCTACTCCGGCGACATCATCCAGCTCCAGGCCGACAACCCCGACATCGAGTTCGTGGTCCCGGAGGAGGGCGCCGAGCTCTGGGCGGAGAGCCTGATGATTCCCAACCTCGCCCGCCACAAGAGCAATGCCGAGCGGCTCATCGACCACTACTACCAGCCGGAGGTCGCGGCCCGGCTCGCCACCGCGGTCAACTACGTCTGCCCCGTGCCCGCCGCGCGGGACGTCCTCGCCTCCTCCCCGGACAAGGAGGTCGCCGAGCTCGCCGGGAACCCCCTGATCTTCCCGAGCGACGACATGCGCAAGCGCCTCGGGACCGCCCGCGACATGACCTCCAAGGAGCGCCCCGCGTTCGCCAAGGAGTGGAACGAGATCGTCGGCCTCTGA
- a CDS encoding MFS transporter: MPSESPRTRRPSPVMTVLVVLLGFLTLPMSMSGTTVAIPRIGEDLHASGASLQWVVTGYFLTASSLMLVSGSLGDLFGRRRIFSIGAAVYTAGALGSAVVNDILLLDVARTLSGAGAAGVMAGGGAILASTFQGAARTRAFAAMGTMGGIGLAIGPTFSGWMVGGLGWRTTFGVFAAAGLVILLGTAFIGESRADHRPKVDRPGVASFIGGLALLMFGITQGAQAGWGSPRVLGPVAAGILLLVVFAAVERRSDHPVLDLTLVRDRRFMGWSLAALAVPVGSSGVLVFLPTYLQGVNGLSARDAGLSMLMLTAPVLVLPAAGGRLVNRGVPARFLVGLALLLLAGGNAWLTVLHPGISALALLGPLLAIGTGNGLVVGIIDAQAMSLVEPARVGMAAGFLNTVKGGANALVVAVVGAVLTSLIQARTGSAELAGKIAAGDLSGPAEALHAAQFTDAWHIVLWSVAALCALGAVTVHLLLAPAGPVKVSGGADSSRTGRTLSAKI; encoded by the coding sequence ATGCCTTCCGAGTCCCCGCGGACCCGGCGGCCCAGCCCCGTCATGACGGTGCTCGTGGTCCTGCTGGGTTTCCTCACGCTGCCCATGTCCATGTCCGGCACGACCGTCGCGATCCCCCGCATCGGCGAGGACCTGCACGCCTCCGGCGCCTCCCTGCAATGGGTCGTGACGGGCTATTTCCTCACGGCCTCCTCCCTCATGCTCGTCTCCGGCTCGCTCGGCGACCTCTTCGGCCGTCGCCGGATCTTCTCCATAGGCGCCGCCGTCTACACCGCCGGGGCCCTCGGCAGCGCCGTGGTGAACGACATCCTGCTGCTCGACGTGGCCCGTACGCTCTCCGGCGCGGGCGCGGCCGGAGTGATGGCCGGCGGCGGCGCGATCCTCGCGTCCACCTTCCAGGGCGCGGCCAGGACCCGGGCCTTCGCCGCCATGGGGACCATGGGCGGCATCGGTCTCGCGATCGGCCCGACGTTCTCCGGGTGGATGGTCGGTGGGCTGGGCTGGCGCACGACCTTCGGGGTCTTCGCGGCCGCCGGCCTGGTGATCCTCCTGGGCACCGCCTTCATCGGCGAGTCGCGGGCCGACCACCGCCCGAAGGTCGACCGGCCGGGAGTAGCCAGCTTCATCGGCGGCCTGGCGCTGCTGATGTTCGGCATCACCCAGGGCGCGCAGGCCGGCTGGGGCAGCCCCCGGGTGCTCGGCCCCGTGGCCGCCGGAATCCTGCTGCTGGTGGTGTTCGCGGCCGTCGAGCGGCGCAGCGACCATCCGGTGCTCGACCTGACCCTGGTCCGTGACCGCCGCTTCATGGGCTGGAGCCTGGCGGCCCTCGCGGTGCCCGTCGGTTCCTCCGGGGTGCTGGTGTTCCTGCCGACCTACCTCCAGGGTGTGAACGGCCTCTCCGCCCGGGACGCCGGACTGAGCATGCTGATGCTGACGGCCCCCGTGCTCGTCCTCCCCGCCGCCGGCGGCCGGCTGGTCAACCGGGGGGTACCCGCCCGCTTCCTGGTGGGGCTGGCCCTGCTGCTCCTCGCGGGCGGCAACGCCTGGCTCACCGTGCTCCACCCGGGCATATCGGCCCTCGCCCTGCTCGGCCCCCTCCTCGCCATCGGCACCGGCAACGGCCTGGTGGTCGGTATCATCGATGCCCAGGCGATGAGCCTGGTGGAGCCTGCCCGGGTGGGCATGGCGGCCGGATTCCTCAACACCGTCAAGGGCGGCGCCAACGCCCTGGTGGTGGCCGTGGTCGGCGCGGTGCTGACCAGCTTGATCCAGGCCCGTACGGGCTCGGCCGAGCTGGCCGGGAAGATCGCCGCCGGTGACCTCTCCGGACCCGCCGAGGCGCTGCACGCGGCACAGTTCACCGACGCCTGGCACATCGTCCTCTGGTCGGTCGCGGCCCTGTGCGCCCTGGGCGCGGTCACCGTCCACCTGCTGCTCGCCCCGGCCGGGCCCGTCAAGGTGTCGGGGGGTGCGGACAGCTCCCGGACAGGCCGTACATTGTCCGCGAAGATCTGA
- a CDS encoding TetR/AcrR family transcriptional regulator, which produces MPAAQEPAAGRPRRGMAEKRQAITRAARTVFARDGFSRASVDAIAAEAGVSKRTIYNHFQDKEELFRSVVIESAGSVTAWHRTMVERHLGKITDLERDLTSFAFDWASPPPEFADHFALVRQIHAEASHLEPAVIEAWQEAGPRPAFRQLAHRLGELAEEGLLDIDDAGLAARHFALLAVSDVSQGSLFGAVRMPETEVDTIVSGGVRAFLRLYGPPGTARPAP; this is translated from the coding sequence ATGCCCGCAGCACAGGAGCCCGCGGCCGGACGTCCCCGCCGCGGCATGGCGGAGAAGCGGCAGGCCATCACGCGCGCCGCCCGCACGGTCTTCGCCCGGGACGGCTTCAGCCGCGCCAGCGTGGACGCCATCGCCGCCGAGGCCGGGGTGTCGAAGCGCACGATCTACAACCACTTCCAGGACAAGGAGGAGCTCTTCCGCTCCGTCGTCATCGAGAGCGCGGGCTCCGTCACCGCCTGGCACCGGACGATGGTCGAGCGCCACCTCGGCAAGATCACCGATCTGGAGCGGGACCTCACCTCCTTCGCCTTCGACTGGGCCTCGCCCCCACCCGAGTTCGCCGACCACTTCGCGCTCGTACGCCAGATCCACGCGGAGGCGTCCCACCTGGAGCCCGCCGTCATCGAGGCGTGGCAGGAGGCCGGCCCGCGGCCCGCCTTCCGGCAGCTGGCCCACCGGCTGGGCGAGCTGGCGGAGGAGGGGCTGCTCGACATCGACGACGCGGGCTTGGCCGCGCGGCACTTCGCGCTGCTGGCCGTCTCGGACGTCAGCCAGGGCTCCCTCTTCGGCGCCGTGAGGATGCCCGAGACCGAGGTCGACACCATCGTCAGCGGCGGCGTGCGCGCCTTCCTGCGCCTCTACGGCCCGCCCGGCACGGCACGGCCCGCACCCTGA
- a CDS encoding gamma-aminobutyraldehyde dehydrogenase produces the protein MTTELRRLRNYIDGEFREAADGRTTEVVNPATGEAYAVAALSGPADVDAAMAAAQAAFPAWRDLVPAERQKVLLKIADAFEVRAEELIAAESENTGKPLALTRSEEIPPMVDQIRFFAGAARMLEGRSAGEYMEGMTSIIRREPIGVCAQVAPWNYPMMMATWKFAPALAAGNTVVLKPSDTTPASTLLMAEIIGGVLEELGHPKGVFNVLCGDRETGRLMVEHSVPAMASITGSVRAGIQVAASASKDVKRVHLELGGKAPVVVFEDADIAKAVEDISVAGFFNAGQDCTAATRVLVHESIHDEFVTALAKAAADTKTGQPDDEDVLYGPLNNANQLQQVSGFIERLPSHAKVEAGGHRVGEKGYFFAPTVVSGLQQDDEIIQHEVFGPVITVQSFSDEEQAVGYANGVEYALASSVWTKDHARAMRMSKRLDFGCVWINTHIPLVAEMPHGGFKQSGYGKDLSAYGFEDYTRIKHVMTSLG, from the coding sequence GTGACCACCGAGCTGCGTCGTCTTCGCAACTACATCGACGGAGAGTTCCGGGAGGCCGCCGACGGGCGGACCACGGAGGTGGTCAACCCGGCCACCGGCGAGGCGTACGCCGTCGCCGCCCTGTCCGGCCCGGCCGATGTCGACGCGGCCATGGCCGCGGCCCAGGCCGCGTTCCCGGCCTGGCGCGACCTGGTGCCGGCCGAGCGCCAGAAGGTGCTCCTCAAGATCGCCGATGCCTTCGAGGTGCGGGCCGAGGAGCTGATCGCCGCCGAGTCCGAGAACACCGGCAAGCCGCTGGCGCTCACCCGCAGCGAAGAGATCCCGCCGATGGTGGACCAGATCCGCTTCTTCGCGGGTGCCGCCCGGATGCTGGAGGGCCGCTCCGCCGGCGAGTACATGGAGGGCATGACCTCCATCATCCGGCGCGAGCCGATCGGCGTCTGCGCGCAGGTCGCGCCGTGGAACTACCCCATGATGATGGCCACGTGGAAGTTCGCCCCGGCGCTCGCCGCGGGCAACACCGTCGTCCTCAAGCCCTCCGACACCACCCCGGCCTCCACGCTGCTCATGGCCGAGATCATCGGCGGCGTGCTGGAGGAGCTCGGCCACCCCAAGGGCGTCTTCAACGTCCTGTGCGGTGACCGCGAGACCGGCCGCCTGATGGTGGAGCACTCCGTGCCGGCCATGGCCTCGATCACCGGCTCCGTGCGGGCGGGCATCCAGGTCGCCGCGTCCGCCTCCAAGGACGTCAAGCGGGTCCACCTGGAGCTCGGTGGCAAGGCGCCGGTCGTCGTCTTCGAGGACGCCGACATCGCCAAGGCCGTCGAGGACATCTCGGTCGCGGGCTTCTTCAACGCCGGCCAGGACTGTACGGCCGCGACCCGGGTGCTCGTGCACGAGTCGATCCACGACGAGTTCGTGACCGCGCTGGCCAAGGCCGCCGCCGACACCAAGACCGGGCAGCCGGACGACGAGGACGTGCTCTACGGCCCGCTCAACAACGCCAACCAGCTCCAGCAGGTGTCGGGCTTCATCGAGCGGCTCCCCTCGCACGCCAAGGTCGAGGCGGGCGGTCACCGCGTCGGCGAGAAGGGCTACTTCTTCGCCCCGACCGTCGTCTCCGGCCTTCAGCAGGACGACGAGATCATCCAGCACGAGGTCTTCGGCCCGGTCATCACCGTCCAGTCCTTCTCGGACGAGGAGCAGGCCGTCGGCTACGCCAACGGCGTCGAGTACGCGCTGGCCTCGTCGGTGTGGACCAAGGACCACGCCCGCGCCATGCGGATGTCCAAGCGGCTCGACTTCGGCTGCGTGTGGATCAACACCCACATCCCGCTGGTCGCCGAGATGCCCCACGGCGGCTTCAAGCAGTCCGGCTACGGCAAGGACCTCTCGGCGTACGGCTTCGAGGACTACACGCGCATCAAGCACGTGATGACGTCCCTCGGCTGA
- a CDS encoding Lrp/AsnC family transcriptional regulator, which produces MDSVATRSADPKSVQGTQSIDAVSLAIIEQLQEDGRRPYAAIGKAVGLSEAAVRQRVQKLLDQGVMQIVAVTDPLTVGFRRQAMVGINVEGDLDPVADALTAMDEVEYVVVTAGSFDLLIEIVCEDDDHLLETINKRIRTLPGVRSTESFVYLKLRKQTYTWGTR; this is translated from the coding sequence GTGGACTCCGTGGCCACTCGTAGTGCAGACCCCAAGAGCGTGCAGGGCACGCAGTCGATCGACGCCGTCTCCCTGGCGATCATCGAGCAACTCCAGGAGGACGGCCGCCGCCCCTACGCGGCGATCGGCAAGGCCGTAGGTCTGTCCGAGGCGGCCGTCCGGCAGCGCGTGCAGAAGCTGCTCGACCAGGGCGTGATGCAGATCGTCGCCGTCACGGACCCGCTCACCGTGGGATTCCGGCGCCAGGCGATGGTCGGCATCAACGTCGAGGGCGACCTCGACCCCGTCGCCGACGCCCTGACCGCGATGGACGAGGTGGAGTACGTCGTGGTGACGGCCGGCTCCTTCGATCTCCTCATCGAGATCGTCTGCGAGGACGACGACCACCTCCTGGAAACGATCAACAAGCGCATCCGGACCCTCCCCGGCGTGCGCTCCACCGAAAGCTTCGTCTACCTCAAGCTCCGCAAGCAGACCTACACATGGGGAACCCGATAG
- a CDS encoding aspartate aminotransferase family protein produces MGNPIAVSKDLSQTAYDHLWMHFTRMSSYENASVPTIVRGEGTYIYDDKGKRYLDGLAGLFVVQAGHGRAELAEAANKQAQELAFFPVWSYAHPRAVELAERLAHYAPGDLNKVFFTTGGAEAVETAWKLAKQYHQLTGNHRKYKVISRSVAYHGTTQGALSITGLPALKAPFEPLVPGAHKVANTNIYRAPVHGDDPEAFGRWAADQIEQQILFEGPDTVAAVFLEPVQNAGGCFPPPPGYFQRVREICDKYNVLLVSDEVICAFGRLGTMFACDKFGYVPDIITCAKGMTSGYSPIGAAVISDRIAEPFFKGDATFLHGYTFGGHPVSAAVALANLDIFEREGLNQHVLDNESAFLSTLSKLHDLPIVGDVRGNGFFYGIELVKDKATKESFTPEDCERLLYGFVSKKLFENGLYCRADDRGDPVIQVAPPLIAGRSTFDEIEQILRGVLTEAWTKI; encoded by the coding sequence ATGGGGAACCCGATAGCCGTGAGCAAGGACCTCTCCCAGACGGCGTACGACCACCTGTGGATGCACTTCACCCGCATGTCGTCGTACGAGAACGCATCCGTGCCGACCATCGTGCGCGGTGAGGGCACCTACATCTACGACGACAAGGGCAAGCGCTACCTCGACGGTCTCGCCGGCCTGTTCGTGGTCCAGGCCGGCCACGGCCGCGCCGAGCTGGCCGAGGCCGCCAACAAGCAGGCGCAGGAGCTGGCCTTCTTCCCGGTGTGGAGCTACGCCCACCCCAGGGCCGTGGAGCTGGCGGAGCGGCTGGCCCACTACGCCCCCGGCGACCTCAACAAGGTCTTCTTCACCACCGGCGGCGCCGAGGCCGTCGAGACCGCCTGGAAGCTGGCGAAGCAGTACCACCAGCTGACCGGCAACCACCGGAAGTACAAGGTCATATCGCGGTCGGTCGCCTACCACGGCACCACCCAGGGCGCCCTGTCCATCACCGGCCTGCCGGCCCTCAAGGCCCCCTTCGAGCCGCTGGTCCCCGGCGCGCACAAGGTCGCCAACACCAACATCTACCGCGCCCCGGTCCACGGCGACGACCCGGAGGCCTTCGGCCGCTGGGCCGCCGACCAGATCGAGCAGCAGATCCTCTTCGAGGGCCCCGACACCGTCGCCGCCGTCTTCCTGGAGCCCGTGCAGAACGCGGGCGGCTGCTTCCCACCGCCCCCCGGCTACTTCCAGCGGGTCCGCGAGATCTGCGACAAGTACAACGTCCTGCTGGTGTCGGACGAGGTCATCTGCGCCTTCGGCCGCCTCGGCACGATGTTCGCCTGCGACAAGTTCGGCTACGTCCCGGACATCATCACCTGTGCCAAGGGCATGACCTCCGGCTACTCCCCCATCGGCGCGGCCGTCATCTCCGACCGGATCGCCGAGCCGTTCTTCAAGGGCGACGCGACCTTCCTGCACGGCTACACCTTCGGCGGCCACCCGGTCTCCGCCGCCGTCGCGCTGGCCAACCTCGACATCTTCGAGCGCGAGGGCCTCAACCAGCACGTGCTGGACAACGAGTCGGCCTTCCTGTCGACCCTGTCCAAGCTGCACGACCTGCCGATCGTCGGCGACGTCCGCGGCAACGGCTTCTTCTACGGCATCGAGCTGGTGAAGGACAAGGCCACCAAGGAGTCGTTCACGCCCGAGGACTGCGAGCGGCTGCTCTACGGCTTCGTATCGAAGAAGCTGTTCGAGAACGGGCTGTACTGCCGGGCCGACGACCGCGGCGACCCGGTCATCCAGGTCGCGCCGCCGCTGATCGCCGGCCGGTCGACCTTCGACGAGATCGAGCAGATCCTCCGCGGCGTCCTTACGGAGGCCTGGACGAAGATCTGA
- a CDS encoding ABC transporter ATP-binding protein — translation MVAPPDNDVLWARGLHYAYSGSPALAGVSLGVREGEILAVTGPRGSGKSTLLKCLSGQLVPHPGEVWFNSAPVHTLSRSARERLRRERFGWIDSEPHLVPELSAWENAALPLLLRGIGHRAAKRTAGEWLERLDVGDCARKRPGALLMAQRQRVAIARALTTEPTVIFADEPTAPLHNADRAQVLRTLTTAARSHQITVVVAGLDEEVATLADRAVTLVDGRRTSGIPSPEASEGEGRAACSVSA, via the coding sequence ATGGTGGCCCCGCCGGACAACGACGTGCTCTGGGCACGCGGCCTGCATTACGCATACAGCGGTTCCCCCGCACTCGCCGGAGTCTCCCTCGGCGTGCGCGAAGGCGAGATCCTCGCCGTCACCGGACCACGTGGCTCCGGGAAGTCCACCCTGCTCAAGTGCCTGTCGGGACAGCTCGTCCCCCACCCCGGCGAGGTGTGGTTCAACAGCGCGCCCGTGCACACCCTCTCCCGCTCCGCGCGGGAGCGGCTGCGCCGGGAGCGGTTCGGCTGGATCGACAGCGAGCCCCACCTCGTACCGGAGCTGTCGGCCTGGGAGAACGCGGCCCTGCCGCTGCTGCTGCGCGGCATCGGCCACCGGGCCGCCAAGCGGACCGCCGGCGAGTGGCTGGAACGCCTCGACGTCGGCGACTGCGCCCGCAAGCGGCCCGGCGCGCTGCTCATGGCCCAGCGTCAGCGGGTCGCCATCGCACGGGCGCTGACCACCGAACCGACAGTGATCTTCGCGGACGAGCCGACCGCCCCGCTGCACAACGCCGACCGGGCCCAGGTGCTGCGCACCCTGACCACGGCCGCGCGCTCGCACCAGATCACCGTCGTCGTCGCCGGCCTGGACGAGGAGGTCGCCACCCTGGCGGACCGCGCCGTCACCCTGGTCGACGGCCGCCGCACGAGCGGCATCCCGTCCCCCGAGGCATCCGAGGGCGAGGGCAGGGCCGCGTGCTCAGTCTCCGCCTGA
- a CDS encoding LOG family protein produces MAAGATEEIESLEEFDRVVSATGSPAGYRVQSVDLTARTPALLAADTSGTVFLGCPMEREAAAKVRAGGALVFPPVPHLPFDPYRGTLYRPEELYEGLEKGYGNTPDALAYSWYERTRADGDIVASMLRGIHDDAVSDALDELLVGERVVGVMGGHNLRRDTPEYAAAARLGRALARSGLMVATGGGPGAMEAANLGAYAAPFEDGMLDRALADLRGVPGFTPSVGAWAATALAVRATRPDGGPSVGIPTWFYGHEPSNAFAGHIAKYFANALREDGLLARADAGVIFLPGAAGTLQEIFGNATPNFYGSRGQARPMVLVGREHWTSVLPAWPLLTALARGRPMAGRIALVDTVEEVPAVLTRLAGHLGG; encoded by the coding sequence ATGGCCGCCGGTGCCACGGAGGAGATCGAGTCGCTGGAGGAGTTCGACCGGGTCGTCTCCGCCACCGGCTCGCCCGCCGGATACCGGGTGCAGTCCGTCGACCTGACGGCCCGTACCCCCGCCCTGCTGGCCGCCGACACCTCCGGGACGGTCTTCCTCGGCTGTCCGATGGAGCGGGAGGCGGCGGCGAAGGTGCGGGCCGGCGGCGCGCTGGTCTTCCCGCCGGTGCCGCATCTGCCCTTCGACCCCTACCGGGGCACGCTCTACCGGCCCGAGGAGCTGTACGAGGGCCTGGAGAAGGGCTACGGCAACACGCCCGACGCGCTCGCGTACAGCTGGTACGAGCGCACCAGGGCGGACGGCGACATCGTCGCCTCGATGCTGCGCGGCATCCATGACGACGCGGTCTCCGACGCCCTGGACGAGCTTCTGGTCGGGGAGCGCGTCGTGGGCGTCATGGGCGGCCACAACCTGCGCCGCGACACACCGGAGTACGCGGCAGCGGCACGGCTCGGCCGGGCCCTGGCGCGCTCCGGGCTGATGGTCGCCACGGGCGGTGGCCCGGGCGCGATGGAGGCCGCGAACCTCGGCGCGTACGCGGCGCCGTTCGAGGACGGCATGCTGGACCGCGCCCTGGCGGACCTCCGGGGCGTCCCCGGCTTCACCCCGTCCGTGGGCGCCTGGGCCGCCACGGCTCTCGCCGTAAGGGCGACGCGGCCCGACGGCGGGCCCTCGGTGGGCATCCCCACCTGGTTCTACGGGCACGAGCCGTCCAACGCCTTCGCCGGGCACATCGCGAAGTACTTCGCCAACGCCCTCCGCGAGGACGGTCTCCTCGCCCGCGCCGACGCCGGGGTGATCTTCCTTCCGGGCGCCGCCGGGACCCTCCAGGAGATCTTCGGCAACGCCACCCCCAACTTCTACGGGTCCCGGGGGCAGGCGAGGCCGATGGTCCTCGTGGGGCGTGAGCACTGGACGTCCGTCCTGCCCGCCTGGCCGCTCCTCACGGCCCTGGCCAGGGGGAGGCCGATGGCCGGGCGGATCGCGCTGGTGGACACCGTCGAAGAGGTGCCGGCGGTGCTGACCCGGCTGGCGGGGCACCTCGGCGGCTGA